In Lathyrus oleraceus cultivar Zhongwan6 chromosome 2, CAAS_Psat_ZW6_1.0, whole genome shotgun sequence, the DNA window atgtttttttttatagtttttttttctttttagttGATAGGGAGGTCTAGGGGTAATTTTGTTATGATCTATCATGGTGTTACTTGGTCTATTTGGAGAGTCCGTAATAATGTCATATTTAATAATGTTACAAAAACTATAAAAATAGTGGAGGTGAAGAATTCTTTTTGGGCATGAAAATAGTTTTTAGGTAGATCAGGGATATACTCGTATACCTTATATGACTAACTTCACAACCCTATCATACATTTTAATTAAAAGCGACTAAACTCTCACCTAAATTTTATGGTGTTACACTTTTAGCTGCTTGAGTTTTTATCAGTGAGGGGTCACCTTAAAGTTTTGTCGTTTGGTTAGTTGTTGgatttttcttttatatttttgtttgtttttttagTAGTTCTTTTGACACCTTTTGATCTATGTGATACGTTATTTATATTTTTTCTAGTTTATTTCtttattaatatattattttacCATTAAAAAATACATTTATTATTAAATTGTAAATATGCTTGTGATACTTGAATTTAGCTCAATAAAGTTCTACAATGTAATCTTGATCTATCCTCCTTTACATCCATTTTGTGTTTATTAAGTTTATTTCTTTCATATTGTTTTGCATAATTATTTTATTCTAATTTTTCAATAAACTTATGAAATTATGATGGACTAAAGAAGATCGCTAGAATCTAAATTGTCAACCCATTTGTAAGATGAATTTTCAATTAAAAAACAAACACATGTTCAAATTCAATTATCACTATTATAACATACATGTAAAGAACAACATGTAAACAAAGATGATACATGAAGTTTAAGATATATTATTGTCCTAAAAAGATTGATGGTTAAAAAGTTGGGAACTCAATCTGAGATCCACATTTTCCATGGGGGAAAACAGGACATTCAATGAAGTTTGTTCCAGAAGTGTCGACACACAAGTAAACTTGGTACAGCTGACTGTTACCAGATGAATCCACATTGCATTGGATGAATGGAGTAAACCCAACTCCCTTTTGTATAGCTTCTTTGATACTGCTCAAACTGTATGAATTTCCATCAGCTTGTATTCCTGACACAAAATCAATGTTTATAACTAACTTGAAATATATCATGTCACAAAATTATAataaatagtttttttttttatattttacCTGCACTTGTAAGAGCTTCAAGGAGGTTGGATTTTTGTTTCAAGTTGAGAGTTGTTTCAAAATAATCATGTTGTTTAAGGCTTGATTCTGAGCAAGTTCCATGTTTCTCCCATTCATGTGTCCAAAACTGAATTCCATCACCACTTGGACATGCAAGTGTGGGCCAGTTCTTTTGTAAGCTACTTGTGAGATCAGATATCTATAATAATCATATACACAAACACAAGTTAGTAGAATGAAAACATGATATCAAAATGCAATTAGTGAAGAATGAAAAACACCTCAGATTTCTCAAAAGGGCTATTGGGATCACAATTAGATGGATAAGTGCCATCTTTGTAATTAGGCCATAAACCATGAATACCGAAATCAGCAGCAGGTTTTCCAGTTGTTGGATAGCAACAACTCTTCTTTGAGTCACAGAATGATCCTGGCCACTAGAATACAAAAAAAACATATCACTAATTCGAACGTACATGGTAACCAAAATCATGTTGATGATGATTGAAATGAATTCTATGTTACCTGTTGAACAAGGTAGAAGAAATCAAAATCTTGTTGTTGTGAAAGACATAGAATTGATAATTGAAGAAGCAAGAGAAGCTTAATTAAAATCGATCCTTTGAACTCCATTTTTGAACTGATGTAATTTTCAAAAGGGTTAGTGCGGTTTTTATGGTGTTAAATGAGTGTGACAATTATGGAATAGTTTAATGGGTTGAagtatttataggaaaaaatcGAAGAGTCCAAAAAGAGAAGAGTATCGTAGCAGGATATGCTAATCATGCCATAATAATCATGTGATTTCCAATTTCATGTGTAAACGCAACCTATGATTATGATATGTCGGTGCTTTTTTGTTAAACAAACTATATTAAGGGAATTTTCTGTTATTACTTCAGGAATTGTtcataaaaaaagaaataaattaAAGGGAGATTTTTCTTTTGCCCTCCTAAGTATGGGATTTTTTTTTATGATCTTCCATTAGAAAGGATTTTGAATGTGCAGGCTTagtgaaaaatattattaaaattcTAAGGAATTGTTTGGTTTGGTGAAAAAATAGTGGTAAGATATAACAaaaagtttgacaaaaataaTAAATGATAGCGACAAAATAAATGATATTCTAGCATTGTTTGATGGATATATAATAACAAATATGCCATCATTGTTCATCTTTTTATATATTGATATAAACCCAGCACTGATTTAGTAAGATAAATACTAATTTTAAATTATATAATTGCTCTTTTTAATtatataaattttaaatttaatagataaataaaataatttaagAAATAGGTAATTATAGAAAAACATATCAACATTACTATATAatcaattttaatttaaaaataataatgaCGAAATAAGTAATTATATTATATATGTTAAATATGTCATATAAAGAAACAATATATTATATACAAATGACAAAATTACcaattaaataaaattatattttattttaaaattttatattaatattaattttttcacatttttaaattattattttatttttaaatattttatattaatatagagaaaaaagaatatacattgacaatgtaaaatatttttacattGTCAATCAATCACGACGTATATTCCGGCAAGTCACACATTTAATTTTGAAATACTAGTATGATACGGCTGAATGTTATAATTCGAATGAAAGTCACACATTTAATTTTGAAATACTAGTATGATACGGCTGAATGTTATAATTCGAATGAATGATGGTGTAAAATTAGTTTACACTAACACATTACCTTTAATCTctttatatttaaattatattttatagAGATAAATTAATCATTTATTTTCTTAAGGTATTATGCTAGTTTCTAACACACTTTAAACTTAGGATAATAATTTACATCTTTTGGGCACGACTATAGTAGGTTTCTCGTAGTATAAGATCAAGattctattttttttttgtttttcaaccaagtcacccttatttctctcaactACGAAGACCAAATGGATattataaaaggatggaagttggaaacctacgggGACGTTTTTTTGGAGCCTCCCTAAAGCAAACTCTCAAGCTATTTTATCTGCATTCATTTTCCACTGCAATtttgttttctattatttttcttcagcaacattcttttcttttaccgcaatttgtttaccgtttagagctttgatttttcccttccctttccgtttttcatttagccaaaAGTATCTAGTTTCCTACATTGGGGAACTACTGCAAATTATTTAATTTAGTTAAGCAATTGTTttgaagaagcagaatcctaccgacctgtggaggactgctcaagtacttcaagattcgaCATATCGGTTAATCAAagttccaggtttttattcaattattattattgatttattattaaataatcatgtttgctttattgtTAATTTGTTTATGTTCGTCTGTGTTTGCATTAATTAATATGTCCGactaaactaccggtatcggtatgtaaacaaattaattagacgggatttaataataatcgatgtaaacttcttttctcaaataatGTTTCTGGCTAtggtttttaatttgaatttaattaagTTTGTCAtgagagtgagaagctatttaatacggttttgccacgagagtgggaaattaactaaggtcagaaccgacaatcgcgagagcgtgagggtcgaactcgatagtaaaaactaggcattgattttaaaaatagCGAGAacactttaaaagcaattagaacttgtctattttcaaaaagtatttttaacttcaaatgggacagcgagagcgtacattccGACTTAAAAGTATGGTCTGAGTCAACAATCccgagagtgtgagataaagccttttaaataaatattttctactgaaagGTATTTGGTAATTAAAATATACACCGGCGATTTATCAAATCCCTGATGATTAATgtgttgcatactgatatcccttcattaatattatatttaaaacttaattttctttagatttaatttttattcaaccaaacctctaaaaatcatcgccttagctaaacatagtaacatcgatagcattagtttgaccatcggtccctgtgggttcgatatcttttaaaactaaaacgactagactgtgcacttgcagtcaagtacccgataaactatattttatatacagtcaTGAGACGTATCAAGAAGCCAAtagagatgaatggatatggaattatagacttggtcatctcaatttcaaagacatcagagatttgaagagaagaaatatggtttcaggattaccaaaaatcgacattccaaacgaagtgtgtgaagaatgtgtgcatgcgaagcagcataagaacaacttcagtaaggatgcatGAAGCAGGttgaaggaaattcttgaagtcatatactctgatgtatatGGTCATATCCAagtggattcgattggaggtaacaaatactttgttacattaATAGATGATTTCGATCGAAAATTGTGGGCTTACCTGATCAAAAAAAAAGTGAAGTGATTTAGGTATTTGCCAAGcttaaatctatggtcgaaagacaaagcagtcgaaagatcaagattctgaggactgatggtggtggagaatatgtgtcgaaagacttcgatgcattatgtgtgaaagaagggattgtgcatgaggtagtgccaccctacactccataGCAGAATGGAGtcgtagaaaggaagaatagaaccatcatgaatatggttagaagtatgttgaaaggcaagcatctacccaaagaattatggggatAAATTATGGTGACTGCAACATATATCCTtaacagatgtccgacgaagaagctagaaggaatcacgccagaagaacgttggtctggtgtcaagcctagcttgagtcatcttAAGGTGTTTGAATCTTTATCACATAGACATGTaccagatcagttgagaagaaaacttgatgataagtcgagtcagatgatcctgataggatatcattcgactgaaGGATACAAGTTGTTTGACCTAGAgaataagcaagtagtgatcagcagggacaTGATCATAGATGATCTTAAGGAATTATattggactgagaatgttaagaaggattcagtgagaatcttatgaGATGAAtcagctagtgaagtcgaaagagaagttcgacaagaagttagaggtgaagcaggcccaagcagacctcaaagaacagGACACATACCtacaaggttgcaagaatgtgtgattacatcagatgatgtggtcaataaagaaggtgagttggtacactatgctttctataaagatgtcgaaccagtcaatgcagctgaggcattgaaagattcaaagtggatgaaagcaatgaacgaagaactgaaatcaatcaaagtcaacaacatttgatcacttgtcgaatttccctaagacaagaaggaaatcgatgtgaAGTGAGTATACAAGGTGAATTTGAATCCCAGGATAAatgactcgacacaaggcgagacttgtggcgaaaggatttcttcagaaagaaggaatcgacttcgacgaagtttttgcaccttttgctaggatcgaaataatcaggttggttgttggtctagcaaacatgaacaacgggcagatgtgtcagatggatgtgaaatatgcatttcTGAATGGCCCCTTAGCAGAAGAAatttatgttgcacaaccagctgggtttgtgaaacaaggcgaagaaagaaaggtgtacaggctgcataaagccttgtacggacttaaacaagctccaagagcttggaacaagaagatatatggttttctaagggagaaggaatttaTGGAGTGCACAAttgaacatggagtatatgtaagaagaagcaagagtgaattaCTTATATTATGCCTCTATGTggatgacttgttgataacaagtgactgcaagaaggagatcgaagattctaaaggtgatctcaacaaggaattcgaaatgtcagatctcggtgacatttcatatttcccttggcattgaattctacaagagtggtagacATTTGATGgtgcatcaaagaaggtatgtaggcaaaatactcaagagatttgagattcaagattgcaacccaacttctACTCCAGTTGTtcccagattacaactgtcgaaagattcaaatgaagatgatgtcgaccctACCCAATATAGAAGAATTATTGGGTCACTTTGATACCTTTatcacacaaggcctgacttagcatacaatgtatgtacggtgagtagattcatgcagaagccaaaggtatcacatctagcagtGACGAAAAGGATACTAAGGTATttgaaaggaactctcgactatgggAATTTTGTTTCCTACcgctgatgaaggaaaataatgcaaactagtaggatacaccgactcaagttggtatagtgatgttgaggatcgaaaatccataaatggctatgtgtttatgctaggtggtgcaccagttgtttgaagttcatgaaaggagtcagtagtggcattatcgtcgtACGAAGCAAAATATAtagttgcttctctttgtgcatgtcaagcaacgtaGATGATGAATTTGGTCGAATAGATAACGgcgaagagtcatggagcaatcACCATGAAGATTGACAACATGTCAACTATCAATCTGGcaaagaatccgatagcacatggtcaaagcaagcacatcaaaataaaattttattatcTTAGAGCGCAGGTAGCAGATGagaagatgaatgtggaacactgcagaactgagaatcagattgcagacatcatgacggAGGGAGTGCAGGTTGAAGTGTttagaagactaagagctatgatgaatgtagatagcttagacacaatgaattaagtggcgtgttgaattataattccttgtgtcgaagcagtttgctcgacagagcaaggaagtgtcgaatcacctagtgtgttgagttaTATTAGTGTGTtgaagtgtcgaagcatgttgcttcacacaggattttgacttatgcctatttttagtagtgtttactattttgggcttttatagttttaGGTTTTGCCTTGGGGTgcaagctaacctaaatctataaatagagggagtaactcTTATTCTTATAATGAAGTGAATGTTGTATTCATAACATTGGATTCACAAAATTTTGCAGTTGTAAAGTGAATAAGAAATTTTTCACAAGTTGTGGGTGGAGGGAAACTCTGCAgaatattcttcttctccttcgtcgttctttactttctttctccattgttcttttcttttattgTCATTTATGTGAGTGATAATaatcttattcatcaagattgattgaaattctccatagattgtGATGGATTTCTAACAATTATCTTATCTCTAAAATATTGGATTAAATCCAACACTAACGATGAATATATAGATTTAGAACTTATTTATTAGAAATTTTGGAGTTCATTTATTAGAGTTTTTCTATTCATTAAGATTGTTCATAAAAAAACATTGATAGAATGTCATTCTATATTTAATTTGTTTATCAAACTATATAATTGAACAATTGTTCCATCCAAGCTGCAAAATAGATTATTTAAGTGTCTTTATTTAATTAAAAACTTTTATTTTAAGATCTCACCTATATACCTCATATATACAATGAAGAAACTACTTGTGATGTTTGGATTTGAATTAATAAAGTTTTGCAATGCAAACTTGATCTATCATCCATTACATCCATGCTCTTTATCTTTTCTTAGGTTTATTTCTTTCATATTGTTTGACATAACTTATTTTTTCTAATTTTCACAATAAACTTATTAATAATGTTGAACTAAATAAAATTGGTAGAATCTGAAGTGTCAACTCCTTTGTAAGATAAAATTTCaatgaaaaaaaattcaaatatcacTATTATTACATAAAGAACAACATGTAAACAAAAACCATAAACGTAGAAAGATATATTATTGTTGTAAAAAGAGTGATGGTTAAAAAGTTGGGAACTCAATCTGAGATCCACATTTTCCATGGGGGAAAACAGG includes these proteins:
- the LOC127119511 gene encoding ribonuclease 1: MEFKGSILIKLLLLLQLSILCLSQQQDFDFFYLVQQWPGSFCDSKKSCCYPTTGKPAADFGIHGLWPNYKDGTYPSNCDPNSPFEKSEISDLTSSLQKNWPTLACPSGDGIQFWTHEWEKHGTCSESSLKQHDYFETTLNLKQKSNLLEALTSAGIQADGNSYSLSSIKEAIQKGVGFTPFIQCNVDSSGNSQLYQVYLCVDTSGTNFIECPVFPHGKCGSQIEFPTF